One window of Staphylococcus chromogenes genomic DNA carries:
- the der gene encoding ribosome biogenesis GTPase Der — protein MTKPVVAIVGRPNVGKSTIFNRIVGERVSIVEDTPGVTRDRIYSSGDWLTHEFNIIDTGGIEIGDAPFQTQIRAQAELAIEEADVIIFMVNVREGLTQSDEMVAQILYKSKKPVVLAVNKVDNPEMRNDIYDFYALGFGEPYPLSGSHGLGLGDLLDAVASHFKDIVDDDYDDDTIRLSLIGRPNVGKSSLVNAILGEERVIVSNVAGTTRDAIDTEYTFDDQKYVLIDTAGMRKKGKVYESTEKYSVLRALKAIERSNVVLVVIDAETGIIEQDKRVAGYAHEEGKAIVIVVNKWDTVEKDSKTMKKFMDDIRQNFQFLDYAQIAFVSAKESARLQTLFPLINEASENHKKRVQSSTLNEVITDAISMNPTPTDKGRRLNVFYATQVAIEPPTFVVFVNDVELLHFSYKRYLENQIRHAFGFEGTPVHIIARKRN, from the coding sequence ATGACGAAACCTGTTGTAGCAATTGTAGGGAGACCTAATGTCGGGAAATCAACAATTTTTAATCGTATCGTTGGTGAACGTGTCTCTATTGTTGAAGACACTCCAGGCGTTACACGTGATAGAATTTATTCTAGTGGCGATTGGCTGACACATGAATTTAATATTATCGACACGGGGGGCATTGAAATCGGTGATGCGCCATTTCAAACGCAAATTAGAGCGCAAGCTGAATTAGCCATTGAAGAAGCGGACGTTATTATTTTTATGGTAAACGTTCGTGAAGGATTAACACAAAGTGATGAAATGGTTGCCCAAATTTTATATAAATCTAAAAAACCTGTCGTTCTCGCAGTTAATAAGGTAGATAACCCAGAAATGAGAAACGATATATACGATTTTTATGCGCTAGGATTTGGTGAACCTTATCCTTTATCGGGTTCCCATGGCTTAGGACTAGGGGATTTGCTTGACGCTGTTGCCAGTCATTTTAAAGACATAGTCGATGACGATTATGATGATGATACGATTCGTTTATCTCTCATTGGTCGCCCAAATGTTGGAAAATCAAGCTTGGTTAATGCCATTTTAGGTGAAGAACGGGTCATTGTTTCCAATGTTGCAGGTACCACTCGTGATGCTATTGATACAGAATATACTTTTGATGACCAAAAATATGTACTTATAGATACAGCGGGTATGCGTAAGAAAGGGAAAGTATACGAATCCACAGAAAAGTATTCTGTTTTACGCGCTCTCAAAGCAATTGAACGTTCAAATGTTGTACTCGTTGTTATTGATGCTGAAACGGGGATTATTGAACAAGATAAGCGTGTGGCGGGATACGCTCACGAAGAAGGAAAAGCCATTGTCATTGTAGTCAACAAATGGGATACAGTTGAAAAAGATAGCAAAACAATGAAAAAGTTTATGGACGATATTCGTCAGAACTTCCAGTTTTTGGACTATGCTCAAATCGCATTTGTTTCTGCGAAAGAAAGTGCACGTTTACAAACCTTATTCCCATTAATTAATGAAGCCAGTGAAAACCATAAAAAACGTGTACAAAGTTCTACATTAAATGAAGTCATAACTGATGCAATATCTATGAATCCAACACCAACTGATAAAGGGCGTCGCCTAAATGTGTTCTATGCAACACAAGTTGCCATTGAACCACCAACATTTGTTGTTTTTGTCAATGATGTAGAACTATTGCACTTTTCTTATAAACGTTATTTAGAAAACCAAATACGTCACGCCTTTGGTTTTGAGGGGACACCTGTTCATATTATCGCGCGTAAAAGAAATTAA
- the cmk gene encoding (d)CMP kinase, with the protein MTAINIALDGPAAAGKSTIAKRVAAKLGMIYVDTGAMYRAITYHYLNHQSTFTNFSDMMANIQIELKYDDQKGQRVFLQNEDVTDYLRENDVTQNVSYVSSQEEVRQFLVKSQQRLAIKKGIVMDGRDIGTTVLPNAELKIYMVASVEERAMRRLKDNELRGIESTYDQLVKDIAERDAYDMNRDISPLRKADDAIEIDTTGLSIEEVTEQIISLANKAISQA; encoded by the coding sequence ATGACAGCTATAAATATTGCATTAGATGGCCCTGCAGCAGCTGGTAAAAGCACGATTGCAAAACGTGTTGCTGCAAAATTAGGAATGATATATGTCGATACAGGTGCCATGTATCGCGCCATTACCTATCATTACTTAAATCACCAATCAACTTTCACTAATTTTAGTGACATGATGGCAAATATTCAAATCGAATTAAAATATGACGATCAAAAAGGTCAACGCGTTTTTCTTCAAAATGAAGATGTGACTGATTATTTGAGGGAGAATGATGTCACTCAAAATGTTTCATATGTTTCTTCCCAAGAAGAAGTGCGTCAATTTTTAGTCAAATCACAGCAACGTTTAGCCATTAAAAAAGGTATCGTTATGGATGGTCGAGATATCGGAACGACAGTATTACCTAATGCGGAATTAAAAATTTACATGGTCGCATCAGTAGAGGAGCGTGCAATGCGTCGTTTAAAAGATAATGAACTGAGAGGCATCGAATCTACTTACGATCAACTTGTCAAAGATATTGCTGAACGAGATGCATATGATATGAACCGTGACATTTCTCCTTTGAGAAAAGCAGATGACGCTATCGAAATTGACACAACAGGGCTTTCCATCGAAGAAGTTACTGAACAAATCATTTCACTCGCTAACAAAGCCATTAGCCAAGCATAA
- a CDS encoding NAD(P)H-dependent glycerol-3-phosphate dehydrogenase, with product MTNITVFGTGSFGSALANVLAENGHHVLMWGKNETTISEINTQHTNKNYLKEAKLDQTIQATTDLDRAIQHSDIFIIALPTKAIREVMGRVNAKLNSKKTLIHVTKGIENETFKRVSEMLEDSISPEFNAGIGVLSGPSHAEEVVVKQPTTVAAASNNSEIRQLIQDLFMTDYLRVYTNDDLVGVELGGALKNIIAIASGVVSGMGYGDNAKAALMTRGLAEITRLGVQLGADPLTFQGLGGIGDLIVTCTSTHSRNFSLGYKLGQGQKLDEILNEMNMVAEGVYTTQSVHNLAKQQGVEMPITEALYRVLFEDQPVEEELKILMGRNKKSE from the coding sequence ATGACCAATATAACTGTATTCGGTACGGGAAGCTTTGGTAGCGCACTTGCCAATGTTCTTGCTGAAAATGGTCACCATGTTTTAATGTGGGGGAAAAATGAGACAACCATCTCTGAAATTAATACACAACATACAAATAAGAATTATTTAAAAGAAGCGAAGTTAGATCAAACGATTCAAGCAACGACTGATTTAGATCGTGCGATTCAACATTCAGATATTTTTATCATCGCATTACCTACGAAAGCAATTCGAGAAGTGATGGGACGTGTCAATGCAAAATTAAATTCGAAAAAAACATTGATACATGTCACTAAAGGAATAGAAAACGAAACCTTCAAACGGGTTTCTGAAATGCTTGAAGATAGCATTTCTCCTGAATTTAATGCTGGAATAGGTGTTTTATCAGGTCCGAGTCACGCTGAGGAAGTTGTTGTTAAGCAACCAACGACAGTTGCAGCAGCATCTAACAATTCAGAAATACGCCAATTAATACAAGACCTTTTTATGACAGACTACCTTCGTGTTTATACTAACGACGACCTTGTAGGCGTAGAATTAGGGGGCGCATTGAAAAACATCATTGCCATTGCAAGTGGTGTCGTTTCAGGAATGGGCTATGGTGATAATGCTAAAGCCGCATTAATGACACGAGGCCTTGCAGAAATCACACGCTTAGGTGTCCAACTTGGTGCTGACCCTTTAACATTCCAAGGTTTAGGCGGTATCGGTGATTTAATCGTGACTTGTACTTCAACGCATTCAAGAAATTTCTCATTAGGCTATAAACTAGGACAGGGTCAAAAACTAGATGAAATTTTAAACGAAATGAATATGGTGGCTGAAGGCGTTTATACGACACAATCCGTTCATAATTTGGCAAAACAACAAGGTGTAGAAATGCCAATTACAGAAGCGCTTTATAGAGTCTTATTTGAGGATCAACCCGTCGAAGAAGAATTAAAAATCTTGATGGGTCGAAATAAAAAGTCAGAATAA
- a CDS encoding HU family DNA-binding protein yields MNKTDLINAVAEQADLTKKEAGQAVDAVFESIQKSLAKGDKVQLIGFGNFEVRERAARKGRNPQTGKEIDIPASKVPAFKAGKALKDAVK; encoded by the coding sequence ATGAACAAAACAGACTTAATCAACGCTGTAGCTGAGCAAGCTGACTTAACTAAAAAGGAAGCTGGTCAAGCTGTTGATGCCGTTTTCGAATCAATTCAAAAATCACTAGCAAAAGGTGACAAAGTACAATTAATCGGTTTCGGTAACTTTGAGGTACGTGAACGTGCTGCACGTAAAGGACGTAACCCTCAAACAGGTAAAGAAATTGATATCCCTGCAAGCAAAGTTCCAGCTTTCAAAGCAGGTAAAGCTTTAAAAGATGCAGTGAAATAA
- a CDS encoding heptaprenyl diphosphate synthase component 1: protein MSKTFELLEKQMNKTLIHIHKPKNVFVNRALSEILDSLEIPTLSKVAVLSINTAMNHLDRISFYRFERDAILIGDLYSAHYYYLISQIQSTTFQKHMSEAIIKINAQKSYLQNEHQSLSQHQLLETVLAVEFGLIDTLLNIYQLNTLKEENHQRIIAHLAVDQLTYLNFLNETQINQLIDVIHSKYKYTGVGFNE from the coding sequence ATGAGTAAAACCTTTGAACTATTAGAAAAACAGATGAATAAAACATTAATTCATATACATAAACCAAAAAATGTCTTTGTTAATCGTGCATTAAGCGAAATTTTAGATTCATTAGAAATACCTACATTATCAAAAGTTGCTGTGCTCTCTATTAATACTGCGATGAATCATCTCGATCGAATCAGCTTTTACCGGTTTGAACGAGATGCCATTTTAATAGGAGATTTGTATAGCGCGCATTATTACTACCTTATTTCACAAATACAATCCACCACTTTTCAAAAGCATATGAGTGAGGCAATTATCAAAATTAATGCACAGAAGTCATACCTTCAAAATGAACATCAATCTCTATCACAACATCAACTTTTAGAAACTGTGTTAGCGGTTGAATTTGGTTTAATCGATACACTATTGAATATATATCAATTAAATACACTAAAAGAAGAGAATCATCAACGTATTATTGCACATTTAGCCGTTGATCAATTGACATATCTTAACTTTTTAAATGAAACCCAAATTAATCAATTGATTGATGTGATACACTCAAAATACAAATATACTGGAGTCGGTTTTAATGAATAA
- a CDS encoding asparaginase produces the protein MKSLLVIHTGGTISMSEDESNRVLTNDENPIAQHQSLIKKYAHIEEVMPFNVPSPHITLSHVKELISILEHEEQNSNYDGYVITHGTDTLEETAYLLDLTVETSKPIILTGAMRSSNEIGSDGLYNFISAIRVAIHDDSQHKGVMVVFNDEIHTARNVTKTHTSNTNTFQSPNHGPLGVITKSGVLFHHRPYRQTVFPNINVSLNVPLIKAHMGLGSEMLTYYANTGVDGIVIEALGQGNLPSTAMEGLEACLAQNIPIVLVSRSFNGIVSAVYAYEGGGHQLSEKGVIFSNGLNGQKARLKLLVALSNKFNKAHIKTYFNY, from the coding sequence ATGAAATCATTATTAGTCATACATACTGGTGGCACTATTAGTATGTCAGAAGATGAATCTAATCGTGTTTTAACAAATGATGAAAACCCAATAGCACAACATCAAAGTTTAATAAAAAAATACGCCCACATTGAAGAGGTCATGCCATTTAATGTCCCTTCGCCTCACATTACATTGTCACATGTTAAAGAATTGATATCTATTCTTGAACATGAAGAACAAAATTCTAATTATGATGGATATGTGATTACGCATGGGACAGATACATTAGAAGAAACTGCATATTTGTTAGATTTAACCGTCGAAACCTCGAAACCTATCATTCTCACCGGGGCAATGCGCTCTTCAAATGAAATAGGTTCGGATGGTCTATATAATTTTATTTCAGCAATTCGCGTCGCTATTCATGACGATTCACAGCATAAGGGTGTAATGGTTGTTTTTAACGATGAAATTCATACCGCACGCAATGTGACAAAAACACATACCTCTAATACAAATACATTTCAAAGTCCTAATCACGGACCCTTAGGAGTGATTACAAAATCAGGTGTTCTATTTCACCATAGACCCTACCGCCAAACTGTTTTTCCTAATATAAATGTTTCTTTAAATGTACCACTTATAAAAGCACATATGGGATTAGGCAGTGAAATGCTCACGTATTATGCTAATACAGGAGTAGATGGTATCGTCATAGAAGCCTTAGGCCAAGGAAATCTTCCCTCTACTGCAATGGAGGGACTTGAGGCTTGTTTAGCACAAAATATTCCTATTGTGCTTGTTTCTCGTTCGTTTAATGGCATCGTGAGTGCCGTTTATGCTTACGAAGGTGGCGGACACCAACTTAGTGAAAAAGGCGTCATTTTTTCAAATGGACTTAATGGACAAAAAGCGAGATTAAAATTATTGGTCGCTTTGAGTAACAAGTTTAATAAAGCACATATCAAAACTTATTTTAACTATTAA
- the rpsA gene encoding 30S ribosomal protein S1: MTEEFNESMINDIKEGDKITGEVQQIEDKHVVVHVNGGKYNGIIPISQLSTHHIENADEVVKVGDEIGAYVTKIEIDEENESGSYILSKRQLEEEKSYEFLQEKLDNNETIEAKVTEVVKGGLVVDVGQRGFIPASLISTDFIEDFSDYEGKVLELKVEELDPSNHRVILSRKAVEAEENVKKKEELLKSIKAGDVIEGKVARLTNFGAFIDLGGVDGLVHVSELSHEHVKSPEEVVSIGETVKVKVRSVEQDSERISLSIKDTLPSPFETIQEKYNEGDIVDGKVMRLASFGAFVEIDKGLQGLVHISEISHKHIGTPNEVLEPGQEVKVKILGINPDEERISLSIKAALPEEEKNEASEETTQQYTHQNDDENENNPTLGDVFGDKLKDLNL; the protein is encoded by the coding sequence ATGACTGAAGAATTCAATGAATCAATGATTAATGACATTAAAGAAGGCGACAAAATTACTGGAGAAGTACAACAAATTGAAGACAAGCATGTCGTAGTACATGTAAATGGTGGTAAATACAATGGTATTATTCCGATTAGCCAATTGTCTACACACCACATTGAAAATGCAGATGAAGTTGTAAAAGTCGGAGATGAAATTGGAGCTTATGTAACTAAAATTGAAATCGATGAAGAAAATGAATCAGGTAGTTACATTCTCTCAAAAAGACAATTAGAAGAAGAGAAATCTTATGAATTTCTTCAAGAAAAATTAGATAACAACGAAACAATCGAAGCTAAAGTGACTGAAGTTGTAAAAGGTGGCTTAGTTGTTGACGTAGGACAAAGAGGTTTCATTCCGGCATCGCTCATTTCTACTGATTTCATTGAAGATTTCTCAGATTATGAAGGAAAAGTGCTTGAACTTAAAGTTGAAGAACTTGATCCATCAAATCATCGTGTCATCTTAAGCCGTAAAGCTGTAGAAGCAGAAGAAAACGTAAAGAAAAAAGAAGAACTGTTAAAATCTATTAAAGCTGGCGACGTAATCGAAGGTAAAGTTGCACGTTTAACTAATTTTGGTGCATTTATTGATCTTGGTGGCGTAGATGGTTTAGTACACGTATCTGAGTTATCTCATGAACATGTAAAATCACCTGAAGAAGTAGTATCTATTGGTGAAACGGTTAAAGTAAAAGTACGTTCTGTCGAACAAGACTCTGAACGCATCTCACTTTCTATTAAAGATACGTTACCAAGTCCTTTTGAAACGATTCAAGAGAAATACAACGAAGGCGATATCGTTGATGGTAAGGTAATGAGATTGGCAAGCTTTGGTGCATTTGTTGAGATCGATAAAGGGTTACAAGGCTTAGTTCATATCTCTGAAATTAGTCATAAACATATTGGCACACCAAACGAAGTGTTAGAACCTGGTCAAGAAGTTAAAGTGAAAATTTTAGGCATTAACCCTGATGAAGAACGTATTTCACTATCAATTAAAGCAGCTTTACCAGAAGAAGAAAAAAATGAAGCTTCAGAAGAAACGACACAACAATATACACATCAAAACGATGATGAAAATGAAAATAACCCAACACTTGGGGATGTTTTCGGAGATAAATTAAAAGACTTAAATTTATAG